Within Flavobacterium pisciphilum, the genomic segment TATAGCAGAGTTTGGAAACGATTTGGAGAGAATCTGAAAGTTATTGCAGGAAGCTGTGTGCAGTTGAAGTAGTATTAATGTAGCTAAGTAGATTTAGCGGTAAAAATATAAAAAATGAAAAATGCCAAAAGAATAAGTTTTCTATTTGTCTTGATGGTTTTTGTAATTTCTTGTGCAACGATGAAAAGCAGCAGTACGATTTCTGGGAAAGTTGAATCTATTGAGTTTGGTAAAGATGGATATACAGCCAAGATTAAGACAGAGGGAAATAAAGTTTACTATGCTACAGTTAGTGTTGTAAACATGGGTGGTCCTGAAAATTACAAAAAGCTTAAAGAAGGTGATGTAGTTTCTCTAAAAGGAGAGGTCTGGAAAGCAGATACAGAAAAGCATATAAAGGTAAAGAAGATTCTGTCTGTCAGATAGAGTAAATTTGATTTAAAAATAAAAACCATTAAGAGGATAAGAAAAGCATACTGCTTAAAACGTAATCTCTTAATGGTTTTTTTGTATTTATAGGTGACTATCGAGTGCTATCGTGAGCATGAGTTTGAACTCCGTTATTCCATACAGTTAAAATATCTGTTGCAACGGCAGCTCCACTTCCTGCAGCAATTGCCAGTTGACTTCTCCAGCCAGCCAGAGTACCTATAACATAAATGCCTTCGGTGATTTTATGGTCAATATTTTTTAACTGAATTCGTTGTTTTTCGGGAAGTGCTTTTTTATGAGGTTCAATGTATTGTGTTAAACCTTCGATAGCAAATGTGTTTGCAGATCCAATCCCTACAACTATCATTTTGGTTTTGTATGTGCTTTTGTTGGTAGTGATTAAAAATTCAGGATATTCTCCTTCAACTTTTATTACTTTCTCATTTGGTATCTGTGTAATATGAGGATATTCCTGATTTAAATGCTCAGTACTTTCT encodes:
- a CDS encoding FAD-dependent oxidoreductase gives rise to the protein MFDVLIIGGGVSSMSCALVLGSAQNKPFAIDKKIGIFTHQKSSSLQDALFNNAYGIAPGKLGSELLSESTEHLNQEYPHITQIPNEKVIKVEGEYPEFLITTNKSTYKTKMIVVGIGSANTFAIEGLTQYIEPHKKALPEKQRIQLKNIDHKITEGIYVIGTLAGWRSQLAIAAGSGAAVATDILTVWNNGVQTHAHDSTR